In a genomic window of Saccharothrix sp. HUAS TT1:
- the rsgA gene encoding ribosome small subunit-dependent GTPase A, with the protein MARGDWRKLDESDVRVRPGKGTRPRSKRRPEHADAVPAMVVGVDRGRWTCAVGDDPERLVVAMRARELGRTPVVVGDQVGLVGDTSGQADTLARIVRVEERRSVLRRTADDTDPFERVVVANAEQLVIVSALADPQPRRGFIDRCLVAAWAGGLEPLLCLTKSDLASPDELLAAYAELDLPVVVTRSDQDPAELRARLADRLSALIGHSGVGKSTLVNKLVPDAHRAVGVVSGVGKGRHTSTQTVALPLPEGGWAVDTPGIRSFGLAHITPDDIVGAFPDMKAMAEECPSGCGHLGEPDDPDCMLDELVRTGEASPGRLASLRRLLASRAKLEEYD; encoded by the coding sequence GTGGCCCGCGGCGACTGGCGGAAGCTGGACGAGTCGGACGTGCGGGTGCGGCCGGGCAAGGGGACCCGGCCGCGCAGCAAGCGCCGTCCCGAGCACGCGGACGCGGTGCCCGCCATGGTCGTCGGGGTGGACCGCGGGCGGTGGACGTGCGCGGTGGGCGACGACCCGGAGCGGTTGGTCGTCGCCATGCGGGCGCGGGAGCTCGGCCGCACGCCGGTCGTCGTCGGCGACCAGGTGGGCCTGGTCGGCGACACCTCCGGGCAGGCGGACACGCTGGCCCGGATCGTGCGGGTCGAGGAGCGGCGCAGCGTGCTGCGGCGGACGGCCGACGACACCGACCCGTTCGAGCGGGTGGTGGTGGCCAACGCCGAGCAGCTGGTGATCGTGTCGGCGCTGGCCGACCCGCAGCCGCGCCGCGGGTTCATCGACCGCTGCCTGGTGGCGGCGTGGGCGGGCGGCCTGGAGCCGCTGCTGTGCCTGACCAAGTCGGACCTGGCGTCGCCGGACGAGCTGCTGGCCGCGTACGCCGAGCTGGACCTGCCGGTGGTGGTGACGCGGTCCGACCAGGACCCGGCCGAGCTGCGCGCGCGGCTGGCGGACCGGCTGTCGGCGCTGATCGGGCACTCGGGCGTCGGCAAGTCGACGCTGGTGAACAAGCTGGTGCCGGACGCGCACCGGGCGGTGGGCGTGGTGAGCGGCGTGGGCAAGGGGCGGCACACGTCCACCCAGACCGTCGCCCTGCCGCTGCCCGAGGGCGGGTGGGCGGTCGACACGCCGGGCATCCGGTCGTTCGGCCTGGCGCACATCACGCCGGACGACATCGTCGGCGCGTTCCCGGACATGAAGGCGATGGCCGAGGAGTGCCCGTCCGGCTGCGGCCACCTGGGCGAGCCGGACGACCCCGACTGCATGCTGGACGAGCTGGTCCGCACCGGCGAGGCGTCCCCGGGCCGCCTCGCCTCCCTGCGCCGCCTCCTCGCCTCCCGCGCCAAGCTGGAGGAGTACGACTGA
- a CDS encoding phosphotransferase — translation MATRDEAHRLLASGREADVYLRPDGLLVKRSRTGRDLAPEAELMRYLRRHGVPVPRVADASGSDLVMEYVPGPRMSQELDAKPWRAGGLGRELADLHRRLDAVPAPPFLSGDGGLLHLDLHPGNVVMGPEGAVVVDWGSASKGDRKVDVALSWLAIAVAPLRPFKRLARSRLVRGFLSSVDVSVRVEARRAMPAAAAIRLARHERDEAEVSAVRRLVRDCSD, via the coding sequence ATGGCAACGCGCGACGAGGCGCACCGCCTGCTGGCCAGCGGCCGGGAGGCGGACGTCTACCTGCGTCCCGACGGTCTGCTGGTCAAGCGCAGCCGCACGGGTCGCGACCTGGCGCCCGAGGCCGAGCTGATGCGCTACCTGCGCCGGCACGGCGTGCCGGTGCCCCGGGTGGCCGACGCCTCGGGCTCCGACCTGGTCATGGAGTACGTCCCCGGCCCGCGCATGTCGCAGGAGTTGGACGCCAAGCCGTGGCGGGCAGGTGGGCTCGGCCGCGAGCTGGCCGACCTGCACCGCAGGCTGGACGCCGTGCCCGCGCCGCCGTTCCTCAGCGGCGACGGCGGCCTGCTGCACCTCGACCTGCACCCCGGCAACGTGGTGATGGGCCCGGAGGGCGCGGTGGTGGTCGACTGGGGCAGCGCGAGCAAGGGCGACCGGAAGGTCGACGTCGCGCTGAGCTGGCTGGCGATCGCGGTGGCGCCGCTGCGGCCGTTCAAGCGGCTCGCCCGCTCCCGGCTGGTGCGCGGGTTCCTGTCCTCGGTCGACGTGTCGGTCCGGGTGGAGGCCAGGCGGGCCATGCCGGCCGCGGCGGCGATCAGGCTGGCCCGGCACGAGCGGGACGAGGCCGAGGTCAGCGCCGTGCGGCGGCTGGTGCGCGACTGCAGCGACTAG
- a CDS encoding SOS response-associated peptidase — MCGRYASTKNPALLAAEFDAVDGTEGGAPGPDYNVAPTKQVLAVVERHPRDDEGNPDPDTTERSVRTMRWGLVPHWAKDLSGAAKMINARAESVLEKPAYRDSAAKRRCIVPAAGWYEWQPGEGRKQPYFINPGDGSSLALAGIWSVWWQQEGDERKPVITCAVLTTDAIGEMASVHHRMPLVLPRDRWAAWLDPDDADPKDLLAPDLDLVNALELRPVSMKVNSIKNNDPSLMDAVALGESEKPEPTLFELT; from the coding sequence GTGTGCGGCAGGTACGCGTCCACCAAGAACCCCGCGCTGCTCGCGGCGGAGTTCGACGCGGTCGACGGCACCGAGGGCGGCGCGCCCGGCCCGGACTACAACGTCGCGCCGACCAAGCAGGTGCTCGCCGTCGTGGAGCGGCACCCGCGCGACGACGAGGGCAACCCCGACCCGGACACCACCGAGCGCAGCGTCCGGACGATGCGCTGGGGCCTGGTGCCGCACTGGGCGAAGGACCTGTCCGGCGCCGCGAAGATGATCAACGCGCGGGCGGAGAGCGTGCTGGAGAAGCCCGCCTACCGCGACTCGGCAGCCAAGCGCCGGTGCATCGTCCCGGCCGCGGGCTGGTACGAGTGGCAGCCCGGCGAGGGCCGCAAGCAGCCGTACTTCATCAACCCCGGCGACGGCTCCAGCCTCGCCCTGGCCGGCATCTGGTCGGTGTGGTGGCAGCAGGAGGGCGACGAGCGCAAGCCGGTCATCACCTGCGCGGTGCTCACCACCGACGCGATCGGCGAGATGGCCTCGGTGCACCACCGGATGCCGCTGGTGCTGCCGCGGGACCGCTGGGCGGCCTGGCTCGACCCGGACGACGCCGACCCGAAGGACCTGCTGGCGCCCGACCTCGACCTGGTGAACGCGCTGGAGCTGCGGCCGGTGTCGATGAAGGTCAACAGCATCAAGAACAACGACCCGTCGCTGATGGACGCGGTCGCGCTGGGGGAGTCCGAGAAACCGGAGCCCACCTTGTTCGAGCTGACATGA
- a CDS encoding VOC family protein: MAKVTGIGGVFLRARNPERMAEWYRRHLGVPMSPGGAITFHWLESETTTFALFADDTDYFGEPGQRAMLNLRVDDLPALLAELRGQGVEVLPQTEDSEFGRFGWCVDPEGNRIELWQPAPGM; encoded by the coding sequence GTGGCGAAGGTGACTGGGATCGGCGGCGTGTTCCTGCGCGCCCGCAACCCCGAGCGCATGGCCGAGTGGTACCGCCGGCACCTCGGGGTGCCGATGAGCCCCGGCGGCGCGATCACGTTCCACTGGCTGGAGTCGGAGACGACGACCTTCGCGCTGTTCGCCGACGACACCGACTACTTCGGCGAACCCGGTCAGCGGGCCATGCTGAACCTGCGGGTGGACGACCTGCCGGCGCTGCTGGCCGAGCTGCGCGGGCAGGGCGTCGAGGTGCTGCCGCAGACCGAGGACTCGGAGTTCGGCCGGTTCGGCTGGTGCGTCGACCCCGAGGGCAACCGCATCGAGCTCTGGCAGCCCGCCCCCGGCATGTAG
- a CDS encoding Rv3235 family protein — protein sequence MPPRLRALPSSATDSATSPPGTPGGPPPLDARRFLFPLLEALNGRRPPKQLSTAFAPHAVTTVTRAAEPARTRLGRYRLCHVTPDAAELAGTLHMPTKVRAFAARVERRGSRWHCTEFHLLP from the coding sequence ATGCCACCTCGACTGCGCGCGCTGCCGTCCTCGGCGACCGACTCCGCCACGTCACCTCCGGGCACGCCCGGCGGCCCGCCACCGCTGGACGCCCGCCGCTTCCTGTTCCCGCTGCTGGAAGCCCTCAACGGCCGCCGCCCGCCGAAGCAGCTGTCGACCGCCTTCGCGCCGCACGCCGTGACCACCGTGACCCGGGCCGCGGAACCGGCCCGGACGCGCCTCGGCCGCTACCGGCTGTGCCACGTGACACCGGACGCGGCCGAGCTGGCGGGAACCCTGCACATGCCGACGAAGGTCCGCGCGTTCGCCGCCCGGGTGGAGCGCCGGGGGTCGCGCTGGCACTGCACCGAGTTCCACCTGCTCCCCTGA
- the aroA gene encoding 3-phosphoshikimate 1-carboxyvinyltransferase, with translation MTQQWSAPTADGPVHATVPVPGSKSITNRALVLAALADRPSTLHAPLRSRDTTLMVAALRSLGVDVADGPDGSWLVTPGALRGPAQVDCGLAGTVMRFLPPAAALAVGDVTFDGDPHARNRPMATILDALRGLGADLEGDALPFTLHGKGGVPGGEVTIDASASSQFVSGLLLSGARFESGVTVRHSGKPVPSLPHIEMTLAMLREAGVAVDGSTPDVWRVEPGAITGQDRHVEPDLSNATPFLAAAAVTGGEVTIPGWPSRTTQPGGAVRGLFERMGCAVELTEAGLVLRGPDRLTGVDVDLRDESELTPTVAALAALADGPTRIRGVAHIRGHETDRITALATEINRLGGAAEETEDGLVITPRPLRGEVWRAYADHRMATAGAIIGLVVAGVSVDDIGSTSKTIPDFPGMWASMLGAR, from the coding sequence ATGACTCAGCAGTGGTCCGCTCCCACCGCCGACGGCCCGGTCCACGCGACGGTACCCGTCCCCGGCTCCAAGTCGATCACCAACCGGGCACTGGTGCTGGCCGCGCTGGCCGACCGCCCGTCCACCCTGCACGCGCCGCTGCGCAGCCGCGACACCACCCTGATGGTCGCCGCGCTGCGGTCGCTCGGCGTCGACGTGGCCGACGGGCCGGACGGGTCGTGGCTGGTCACGCCCGGCGCGCTGCGGGGGCCGGCGCAGGTCGACTGCGGGCTCGCGGGCACCGTGATGCGGTTCCTGCCGCCCGCCGCGGCGCTCGCGGTCGGCGACGTGACGTTCGACGGCGACCCGCACGCGCGCAACCGGCCGATGGCCACGATCCTGGACGCGCTGCGCGGCCTCGGCGCCGACCTGGAGGGCGACGCGCTGCCGTTCACGCTGCACGGCAAGGGCGGCGTGCCCGGCGGCGAGGTCACCATCGACGCGTCGGCGTCGTCCCAGTTCGTGTCCGGGCTGCTGCTGTCGGGCGCGCGGTTCGAGAGCGGCGTGACCGTGCGGCACTCGGGCAAGCCGGTGCCGTCGCTGCCGCACATCGAGATGACGCTGGCCATGCTGCGCGAGGCCGGTGTCGCGGTGGACGGCTCGACGCCGGACGTGTGGCGGGTCGAGCCGGGCGCCATCACCGGTCAGGACCGGCACGTGGAGCCGGACCTGTCCAACGCGACGCCGTTCCTGGCGGCGGCGGCCGTCACCGGTGGCGAGGTGACCATCCCGGGCTGGCCCTCGCGGACCACCCAGCCGGGCGGCGCGGTGCGCGGGCTGTTCGAGCGGATGGGGTGCGCGGTGGAGCTGACCGAAGCGGGTCTGGTGCTGCGCGGCCCGGACCGGCTGACCGGGGTCGACGTCGACCTGCGGGACGAGAGCGAGCTGACGCCGACGGTCGCGGCGCTGGCGGCCCTGGCCGACGGCCCGACCCGCATCCGCGGCGTCGCGCACATCCGCGGCCACGAGACGGACCGGATCACCGCGCTCGCCACCGAGATCAACCGGCTGGGCGGCGCGGCGGAGGAGACCGAGGACGGCCTGGTCATCACGCCGCGGCCGTTGCGCGGCGAGGTGTGGCGCGCCTACGCCGACCACCGGATGGCCACCGCGGGCGCGATCATCGGCCTGGTGGTCGCAGGCGTGTCGGTCGACGACATCGGGTCGACGTCCAAGACGATCCCGGACTTCCCGGGGATGTGGGCGTCGATGCTGGGTGCGCGCTGA
- the raiA gene encoding ribosome-associated translation inhibitor RaiA, giving the protein MDIVVKGRNVEVPEHYRVHVAEKLARLERYDRKVIRFDVELFHEPNRRQSKNCQRVEITGKGRGPVVRSEACAGDFYAALDSAVSKLESRLRRSHDRRRVHHGRRGPTSVAEATSGLGEAIPVRSDNDGGQAQGMWLGHTAVLEAAPEPDREGMAEVPAQRWEDGIEDNLPGRIVREKEHTAKPMTVDQALYEMELVGHDFYLFADADNGRPSVVYRRKGFDYGVIRLA; this is encoded by the coding sequence ATGGACATCGTCGTTAAGGGCCGCAACGTCGAGGTGCCCGAGCACTACAGGGTTCACGTCGCCGAAAAGCTGGCCAGGCTTGAGCGTTACGACCGCAAGGTCATCCGCTTCGACGTGGAGCTCTTCCACGAGCCGAACCGCCGGCAGTCCAAGAACTGCCAGCGCGTCGAGATCACCGGAAAGGGACGCGGCCCGGTGGTCCGCTCCGAAGCGTGCGCGGGCGACTTCTACGCCGCCCTGGACTCCGCGGTGAGCAAGCTCGAGAGCCGTTTGCGCCGGTCCCACGACCGCAGGCGCGTGCACCACGGGCGACGAGGACCGACATCGGTCGCCGAGGCGACCAGCGGACTCGGGGAGGCGATCCCCGTCCGCTCCGACAACGACGGCGGCCAGGCGCAGGGCATGTGGCTCGGTCACACCGCCGTGCTGGAAGCCGCGCCGGAACCCGACCGCGAGGGCATGGCGGAAGTGCCCGCGCAGCGCTGGGAAGACGGCATCGAGGACAACCTGCCCGGCCGGATCGTGCGCGAGAAAGAGCACACGGCCAAGCCGATGACCGTCGACCAGGCCCTCTACGAGATGGAACTGGTCGGCCACGACTTCTACCTGTTCGCCGATGCCGACAACGGCCGGCCGAGCGTCGTCTACCGCCGGAAGGGGTTCGACTACGGCGTGATCAGGTTGGCCTGA
- the secA gene encoding preprotein translocase subunit SecA, whose protein sequence is MVLSRLLRAGEGKMLKRLRNIAAHINNLEDDVVDLSDAELRAKTEEFRKRYADGESLDELLPEAFAVVREGAKRTLGQRPFDVQLMGGAALHLGQIAEMRTGEGKTLTSVLPTYLNAIAGEGVHVITTNDYLAKRDAEWMGRIHRFLGLTVGAILSEMTPEQRRVAYNADITYGTNNEFGFDYLRDNMAWSREEMVQRGHFFALVDEVDSILIDEARTPLIISGPADQSSRWYVEFARLATKMRRDTHYEVDERKRTIGVTEAGVQYVEDQLGIDNLYDSTNTPLVGYFQNSIKAKELFAKDKDYIVRNGEVMIVDEFTGRVLAGRRYNEGMHQAIEAKEGVEIKAENQTLATITLQNYFRLYQKLGGMTGTAETEAAEFHQTYKLGVVPIPTNRPMQRADQADLVYKTEEAKFEAVAEDIAERHHKGQPVLVGTTSVERSEYLSKLLVQKGIPHEVLNAKHHEREALIIAKAGRKGAVTVATNMAGRGTDIVLGGNPDIITDHELRERGLDPVENPEEYEAAWAKLIEEITAEVKSEAEEVRDAGGLYVLGTERHESRRIDNQLRGRSGRQGDPGESRFYLSLKDELMRRFNAAMVETVMTRLKVPDDVPIEHKMVTRAIRSAQTQVEQQNFEIRKNVLKYDEVMNEQRKVIYAERRRVLDGEDLRDQVEHMITSVVGDYVDGATSDGYAEDWDLDQLWTALKTLYPITLDPKKVLEEDDDVTRESLKAKLQADALAAYEAREADIDGRVGPGAMRELERRVLLSVLDRKWREHLYEMDYLKEGIGLRAMAQRDPLIEYQREGFDMFNGMLEALKEETVGFLYNLQVEAAEPEPAAEPPVQVSIANGGPLTGSRARARAAAAAAAQPEAAAANQAPAGPALAQLQSGSAIPPALRGKGLDGQAQRGLTYSGPSESGDAETSGNQAQQGGQQAGGTRKERRAAARAQAKDQRKGPRQ, encoded by the coding sequence ATGGTGCTGTCCCGACTGCTCCGCGCCGGCGAGGGCAAGATGCTCAAGCGCCTGCGCAACATCGCAGCGCACATCAACAACCTCGAAGACGACGTCGTCGACCTCTCCGATGCGGAGCTGCGCGCGAAGACCGAGGAGTTCCGCAAGCGCTACGCCGACGGCGAGTCCCTGGACGAGCTGTTGCCGGAGGCGTTCGCGGTCGTCCGCGAGGGCGCCAAGCGCACCCTCGGCCAGCGACCGTTCGACGTCCAGCTGATGGGCGGCGCGGCGCTGCACCTCGGGCAGATCGCCGAGATGCGCACCGGTGAGGGCAAGACGCTGACTTCCGTGCTGCCCACGTACCTGAACGCGATCGCGGGCGAGGGCGTGCACGTCATCACGACCAACGACTACCTGGCCAAGCGGGACGCGGAGTGGATGGGGCGCATCCACCGCTTCCTCGGCCTCACGGTCGGCGCGATCCTGTCGGAGATGACGCCCGAGCAGCGCCGCGTCGCCTACAACGCCGACATCACCTACGGCACGAACAACGAGTTCGGCTTCGACTACCTGCGCGACAACATGGCCTGGAGCCGTGAGGAGATGGTCCAGCGCGGCCACTTCTTCGCCCTGGTGGACGAGGTCGACTCGATCCTCATCGACGAGGCCCGCACGCCGCTGATCATCTCCGGCCCGGCCGACCAGTCGTCGCGCTGGTACGTCGAGTTCGCGCGGCTGGCCACGAAGATGCGCCGCGACACCCACTACGAGGTGGACGAGCGCAAGCGCACGATCGGCGTCACCGAGGCGGGCGTGCAGTACGTCGAGGACCAGCTCGGCATCGACAACCTGTACGACTCGACCAACACCCCGCTGGTCGGCTACTTCCAGAACTCGATCAAGGCCAAGGAGCTGTTCGCCAAGGACAAGGACTACATCGTCCGCAACGGCGAGGTCATGATCGTCGACGAGTTCACCGGCCGCGTGCTGGCGGGTCGGCGCTACAACGAGGGCATGCACCAGGCGATCGAGGCGAAGGAGGGCGTCGAGATCAAGGCGGAGAACCAGACCCTCGCCACGATCACCCTCCAGAACTACTTCCGGCTGTACCAGAAGCTCGGCGGCATGACCGGCACCGCCGAGACCGAGGCGGCCGAGTTCCACCAGACCTACAAGCTCGGCGTGGTGCCGATCCCGACGAACCGCCCGATGCAGCGCGCCGACCAGGCCGACCTCGTCTACAAGACCGAGGAGGCCAAGTTCGAGGCCGTCGCCGAGGACATCGCCGAGCGGCACCACAAGGGCCAGCCGGTGCTGGTCGGCACGACGAGCGTCGAGCGCTCGGAGTACCTGTCGAAGCTGCTCGTGCAGAAGGGCATCCCGCACGAGGTCCTCAACGCCAAGCACCACGAGCGCGAGGCGCTGATCATCGCGAAGGCCGGCCGCAAGGGCGCCGTCACGGTCGCCACCAACATGGCGGGCCGCGGCACGGACATCGTGCTGGGCGGCAACCCGGACATCATCACCGACCACGAGCTGCGCGAGCGCGGCCTCGACCCGGTGGAGAACCCGGAGGAGTACGAGGCCGCCTGGGCGAAGCTGATCGAGGAGATCACCGCCGAGGTCAAGTCGGAGGCGGAGGAGGTCCGCGACGCCGGCGGCCTGTACGTGCTGGGCACCGAGCGGCACGAGTCGCGGCGGATCGACAACCAGCTGCGCGGTCGTTCCGGCCGGCAGGGCGACCCGGGCGAGTCGCGGTTCTACCTGTCGCTGAAGGACGAGCTGATGCGCCGCTTCAACGCGGCGATGGTCGAGACCGTCATGACCCGGCTGAAGGTGCCGGACGACGTGCCGATCGAGCACAAGATGGTCACCAGGGCCATCCGCAGCGCGCAGACGCAGGTCGAGCAGCAGAACTTCGAGATCCGCAAGAACGTCCTCAAGTACGACGAGGTCATGAACGAGCAGCGCAAGGTGATCTACGCCGAGCGCCGCCGCGTGCTGGACGGCGAGGACCTGCGCGACCAGGTCGAGCACATGATCACCAGCGTGGTCGGCGACTACGTCGACGGCGCGACCTCCGACGGCTACGCCGAGGACTGGGACCTCGACCAGCTGTGGACGGCGCTCAAGACGCTGTACCCGATCACGCTCGACCCGAAGAAGGTCCTCGAAGAGGACGACGACGTCACCCGCGAGTCGCTGAAGGCGAAGCTGCAGGCCGACGCCCTGGCCGCGTACGAGGCCCGTGAGGCGGACATCGACGGCCGGGTCGGCCCGGGCGCCATGCGCGAGCTGGAGCGCCGCGTCCTGCTCTCCGTCCTCGACCGCAAGTGGCGCGAGCACCTGTACGAGATGGACTACCTCAAGGAGGGCATCGGCCTGCGGGCGATGGCCCAGCGCGACCCGCTGATCGAGTACCAGCGGGAGGGCTTCGACATGTTCAACGGCATGTTGGAGGCGCTGAAGGAGGAGACGGTCGGCTTCCTGTACAACCTCCAGGTCGAGGCCGCCGAGCCCGAGCCCGCCGCCGAGCCGCCGGTCCAGGTCTCCATCGCCAACGGCGGCCCGCTCACCGGCAGCCGGGCCCGCGCCCGCGCCGCGGCCGCCGCTGCCGCCCAGCCGGAGGCGGCGGCGGCCAACCAGGCGCCCGCCGGTCCGGCGCTGGCCCAGCTGCAGAGCGGCAGCGCCATCCCGCCCGCCCTGCGCGGCAAGGGCCTGGACGGCCAGGCCCAGCGGGGCCTGACCTACTCCGGCCCGTCGGAGAGCGGTGACGCGGAGACCTCGGGCAACCAGGCCCAGCAGGGCGGTCAGCAGGCGGGCGGCACCCGCAAGGAGCGCCGCGCCGCCGCCCGCGCCCAGGCCAAGGACCAGCGCAAGGGTCCCCGCCAGTAG
- a CDS encoding HAD-IA family hydrolase, whose product MRGLVLDFGGVLTDLGDDHAATEPPLLAVTRKARDRGIRTAMLSNADFLWRPPAGWEGLFDVVITSGEVGLAKPDRRIYLLVAERLGLPAGECVFVDDLAVNVRGAAAAGMVGVHHQSVLSTLEELETLLEVPLRG is encoded by the coding sequence GTGCGGGGACTGGTCCTGGACTTCGGTGGTGTCCTGACGGACCTGGGCGACGACCACGCCGCCACCGAGCCACCCCTGCTCGCGGTCACCCGGAAGGCGCGCGACCGGGGCATCCGCACCGCGATGCTCTCCAACGCCGACTTCCTGTGGCGCCCGCCGGCGGGGTGGGAGGGGCTGTTCGACGTCGTGATCACGTCCGGCGAGGTCGGCCTGGCCAAGCCGGACCGGCGGATCTACCTGCTCGTCGCCGAACGGCTCGGCCTGCCCGCGGGCGAGTGCGTCTTCGTGGACGACCTCGCGGTCAACGTCCGGGGAGCCGCGGCGGCCGGGATGGTCGGCGTGCACCACCAGTCCGTGCTGTCCACCCTCGAGGAACTGGAAACCCTGCTGGAAGTCCCCCTCCGGGGTTAG
- a CDS encoding wax ester/triacylglycerol synthase family O-acyltransferase codes for MPDRLSALDASFLYLEDSTTPMHVGGVAVFRRPRTGFDYDRLVDLIEQRLSLVPRYRQKVVHVPGRLARPVWVDDADFDVTYHVRRSALPKPGSDRQLHDLVARLMSRPLDQTRPLWEVYLVEGLARNRTAVITKTHQAMVDGIGAPEIGQVMLDASATPRPPVESLWMPSPAPSGLQLVADAVAETVQRPGELVENVRSATADTVATVRKVAGVFGGLASAVRTAATPAPGSPLNVRISPQRRFAVGRTRLDVLREVRRAHGGTVNDVVLAVLSGALRNWLLSRGEIVTAGTTIRAMAPMSVRDDEARVSAYLVDLPVGEPNPVVRLHHVSHAMRAHQESGQSVAAQTLVRFSGFAPPTLHALGARAASSFSRRLFNVVVTNVPGPQVPLYAAGARMIEMFPVVPLAKNQALSIGVTSYDGGVYFGLNADRDAMSDVDVLAAMVEESVEELMGTVSA; via the coding sequence ATGCCCGACCGCCTGTCCGCGCTGGACGCCTCGTTCCTGTACCTGGAGGACTCCACGACGCCGATGCACGTCGGTGGGGTGGCGGTGTTCCGACGACCGCGCACGGGCTTCGACTACGACCGCCTGGTCGACCTGATCGAGCAGCGGCTGTCGCTGGTGCCCCGGTACCGGCAGAAGGTCGTGCACGTGCCGGGTCGGCTGGCCCGGCCGGTGTGGGTGGACGACGCGGACTTCGACGTCACCTACCACGTGCGGCGGTCGGCGTTGCCGAAGCCGGGCAGCGACCGGCAGCTGCACGACCTGGTGGCGCGGCTGATGTCCCGCCCGCTGGACCAGACCCGGCCGCTGTGGGAGGTCTACCTGGTCGAGGGGCTGGCCCGGAACCGGACCGCGGTCATCACCAAGACGCACCAGGCGATGGTGGACGGCATCGGCGCGCCGGAGATCGGGCAGGTGATGCTGGACGCCTCCGCCACGCCCCGGCCGCCGGTCGAGTCGCTGTGGATGCCGTCGCCCGCGCCGAGCGGGTTGCAGCTGGTGGCCGACGCGGTGGCGGAGACCGTGCAGCGGCCCGGCGAGCTGGTGGAGAACGTCCGCTCGGCGACCGCGGACACGGTGGCGACGGTGCGCAAGGTCGCCGGGGTGTTCGGCGGGCTGGCGTCGGCGGTGCGGACCGCCGCGACGCCCGCGCCCGGCAGCCCGCTGAACGTGCGGATCTCGCCGCAGCGGCGGTTCGCGGTGGGGCGCACCCGGTTGGACGTGCTGCGCGAGGTCCGGCGGGCGCACGGCGGCACGGTGAACGACGTCGTGCTCGCGGTGCTGTCCGGCGCGCTGCGGAACTGGCTGCTCTCGCGCGGCGAGATCGTCACGGCGGGCACCACGATCCGGGCGATGGCGCCCATGTCGGTGCGCGACGACGAGGCGCGGGTGTCGGCGTACCTGGTCGACCTGCCGGTGGGGGAGCCGAACCCGGTCGTGCGGCTGCACCACGTGTCGCACGCGATGCGCGCGCACCAGGAGTCCGGGCAGTCGGTGGCGGCGCAGACGCTGGTCAGGTTCTCCGGGTTCGCGCCGCCGACGCTGCACGCGCTGGGCGCGCGGGCCGCGTCGTCGTTCTCGCGGCGGCTGTTCAACGTCGTGGTGACGAACGTGCCGGGGCCCCAGGTGCCGCTGTACGCGGCGGGGGCGAGGATGATCGAGATGTTCCCGGTCGTGCCGCTGGCGAAGAACCAGGCGCTGTCGATCGGTGTGACGTCCTATGACGGTGGTGTGTACTTCGGCCTGAACGCCGACCGCGACGCGATGTCCGATGTGGACGTGCTGGCGGCGATGGTCGAGGAGTCGGTGGAGGAACTGATGGGAACGGTGTCCGCATGA
- a CDS encoding TrmH family RNA methyltransferase: MVDSSKASPKRVEDTCSVDVSPKDKFVTVYGRKPVLEALDDPRLEVDKVVLADTARGQAAREILDAAGRRGVPVQRATAQRVKVLAGNGKQDQGVLADVVAPRMRPLSAALPDRPRVVLVLDGITTPANVGMILRTATAAGVDGIVVPRRGVASIDPMVVKASAGVAFRAPVLRCATAGEAVAELRAAGYPVFALDAGARESVYSADLPKRAAFVLGSETAGVSDDVRAQVTGWLSIPMAGGVESLNVASAAAVLCFEVVRRGLA; encoded by the coding sequence ATGGTTGACAGCTCGAAAGCAAGCCCCAAACGGGTAGAGGACACTTGCTCCGTGGATGTGTCACCCAAGGACAAGTTCGTCACCGTGTACGGCCGCAAGCCCGTGCTGGAAGCGCTGGACGACCCGCGGCTGGAGGTCGACAAGGTCGTGCTCGCCGACACGGCGCGCGGCCAGGCCGCCCGGGAGATCCTGGACGCGGCCGGCCGCCGGGGCGTCCCGGTCCAGCGGGCGACGGCGCAGCGGGTCAAGGTGCTGGCCGGGAACGGCAAGCAGGACCAGGGCGTGCTGGCCGACGTCGTCGCGCCGCGCATGCGACCGCTCTCGGCCGCGTTGCCGGACCGGCCGCGGGTCGTGCTGGTGCTCGACGGGATCACCACGCCGGCCAACGTCGGGATGATCCTGCGCACCGCCACGGCGGCCGGGGTGGACGGGATCGTGGTGCCGCGGCGCGGGGTCGCGTCGATCGACCCGATGGTGGTCAAGGCTTCGGCGGGGGTGGCGTTCCGGGCGCCGGTGCTGCGGTGCGCGACGGCCGGGGAGGCGGTGGCGGAGCTGCGCGCCGCCGGGTACCCGGTGTTCGCGCTGGACGCCGGCGCGCGGGAGTCGGTGTACTCGGCCGACCTGCCGAAGCGGGCGGCGTTCGTGCTGGGCAGCGAGACGGCGGGGGTCTCGGACGACGTGCGGGCGCAGGTGACCGGCTGGCTGTCGATCCCGATGGCGGGCGGGGTGGAGTCGCTGAACGTGGCGAGCGCGGCGGCCGTGCTGTGCTTCGAGGTGGTCCGCAGGGGGTTGGCCTGA